A genomic region of Methanobacterium sp. SMA-27 contains the following coding sequences:
- a CDS encoding HEAT repeat domain-containing protein: MSNGKRIDFLVDELQNDDWIVREDAAELLAEIGDPEAVEPLIKSLYDDDWHVKEAAALSLAIFADSRAVDPLIHLMKDEKASVRYAAALGLASIADQRALKVLEKAVEDDNPIVRKVAKLGIDAIEKKE; the protein is encoded by the coding sequence ATGTCAAACGGTAAAAGAATAGATTTTCTTGTGGATGAACTCCAAAATGATGATTGGATTGTTCGAGAAGATGCTGCAGAACTTCTTGCAGAAATTGGAGATCCTGAAGCTGTTGAACCACTCATAAAATCATTGTATGATGATGATTGGCATGTTAAGGAAGCTGCTGCCCTTTCACTGGCAATTTTCGCAGATTCTCGGGCTGTTGACCCGTTAATTCATCTCATGAAAGATGAAAAGGCAAGTGTGCGTTATGCAGCAGCTTTAGGATTAGCATCTATAGCAGACCAAAGAGCATTAAAAGTTCTTGAAAAAGCTGTTGAAGATGATAATCCCATAGTGAGAAAGGTGGCAAAGCTAGGAATTGACGCAATTGAAAAGAAAGAATAA
- a CDS encoding DUF5750 family protein, whose translation MKVEIFDYGSDSNDYYIIYKVTGIDPEDQEKLRGNVEGNVELKNGDMFITTHFEEKYFPLGSADAQLRIEDFIAREEIEMTVYLTSLLEDEDLEII comes from the coding sequence ATGAAAGTGGAAATATTTGATTATGGTTCAGATTCTAACGATTATTATATTATCTATAAGGTTACTGGGATAGACCCAGAAGATCAGGAAAAGCTTCGAGGTAATGTTGAAGGTAATGTTGAGTTAAAAAATGGAGATATGTTTATTACAACCCATTTCGAAGAGAAATATTTCCCATTGGGGAGTGCTGATGCCCAATTACGGATCGAAGATTTCATTGCACGTGAAGAGATAGAAATGACAGTTTATTTAACTAGCCTTCTAGAGGATGAAGACTTAGAGATCATTTAA
- a CDS encoding dihydromethanopterin reductase (acceptor): MRIAWGITGAGHLLKESVNILVGLSKTHEVTILLSGAGEEVLKMYGLFETVKKLTGGKYRELVLEADQQASFPMTGRFSLGTYDILVVSPTTSNTIGKIVNGIADTLITNAVAQSGKGMVKTYIIPVDMESGDLQTVLPSKLELDTCQDCEICEAAAACPSNAITPGVEINLLKCEGCGACQVACSFGAVTGGKLITIHMRDIDIQNTAKLSEIEGINVLNHPSDLNII; the protein is encoded by the coding sequence ATGAGAATTGCTTGGGGAATTACAGGAGCAGGACATCTACTAAAAGAAAGTGTAAACATATTGGTTGGACTTTCAAAGACGCATGAAGTTACAATACTACTTTCAGGTGCGGGTGAAGAAGTTCTTAAAATGTATGGCCTTTTTGAAACAGTTAAAAAGTTAACTGGGGGTAAATATAGGGAACTTGTACTTGAAGCTGATCAACAAGCTAGTTTCCCAATGACCGGGCGATTTTCTTTAGGGACATACGATATCCTGGTTGTTTCTCCTACAACTTCCAATACCATTGGGAAAATTGTTAATGGTATAGCAGATACCCTAATTACTAATGCAGTTGCGCAATCAGGTAAAGGAATGGTTAAAACCTACATTATCCCCGTTGATATGGAATCTGGTGACCTTCAAACCGTTTTACCATCAAAACTAGAACTTGACACATGCCAAGATTGTGAAATATGTGAAGCAGCTGCAGCCTGCCCAAGTAATGCAATTACCCCCGGTGTGGAAATAAACCTCTTGAAATGTGAGGGCTGCGGTGCTTGTCAAGTTGCCTGTTCATTTGGAGCTGTAACCGGAGGTAAACTCATCACCATACATATGAGGGATATTGACATCCAAAACACTGCAAAATTAAGTGAAATTGAAGGAATAAATGTATTGAATCACCCATCAGATTTGAATATCATTTAA
- a CDS encoding metallophosphoesterase — translation MKETHSNLRVLMLRQKMQIAMSGFRDVLGIHEFDARDFEIVPLNVTIPDLDPIFNGYRIVHISDIHLGQWISAKRIEGVVNLVNKQKPDIVAITGDSVSYVVNEAVLDMLRFLKNLKPKDATVAVLGNHDHWIGAEDIRRVMDESKIIELENDVYTIKRGDAMLHIAGVDSITLEKHDLNAVLKKLPKSGPAILLAHEPDFADESSATGRFCVQLSGHSHGGQMIIPGFGTPFKGSQFKKYPLGEYKVGDMIQYTNRGLGTNVFWIRINCPPEITIMTLQSS, via the coding sequence ATGAAAGAAACTCATTCTAACCTCAGAGTCCTGATGTTACGTCAAAAAATGCAGATTGCTATGTCTGGTTTCAGGGATGTACTTGGAATACATGAATTTGATGCAAGGGACTTTGAAATTGTACCCTTAAATGTAACAATACCCGATCTTGACCCTATTTTTAATGGGTACCGTATAGTACATATTAGTGACATACATTTGGGACAGTGGATATCTGCCAAACGTATTGAAGGTGTAGTAAATCTTGTAAATAAACAGAAACCTGATATTGTTGCTATAACGGGGGATTCTGTTTCATATGTGGTGAATGAGGCGGTTCTTGACATGTTAAGATTTCTCAAAAATCTTAAACCAAAAGATGCAACTGTGGCTGTGCTTGGAAATCATGACCACTGGATTGGTGCCGAAGATATTCGTAGGGTAATGGATGAAAGTAAGATCATAGAACTTGAAAATGATGTTTACACCATAAAACGTGGAGATGCCATGCTTCACATAGCTGGAGTAGACAGCATCACCCTGGAAAAGCATGATTTAAATGCAGTGCTAAAAAAACTTCCAAAATCAGGCCCTGCAATTTTACTAGCACACGAACCAGATTTTGCTGATGAAAGTTCAGCAACAGGAAGATTTTGTGTACAACTTTCAGGACATTCTCATGGCGGCCAAATGATTATTCCAGGATTTGGAACACCATTCAAAGGTTCTCAATTCAAAAAATATCCGTTGGGAGAATATAAAGTTGGAGATATGATTCAGTATACTAACAGAGGTCTTGGAACCAATGTTTTTTGGATACGAATAAATTGTCCGCCTGAAATTACCATAATGACGCTCCAAAGTTCTTAA